In Plasmodium sp. gorilla clade G2 genome assembly, chromosome: 5, one genomic interval encodes:
- a CDS encoding stevor PIR protein, putative, translated as MISYNFKLFIFSIVLGALTLFYNVRNKKNDCHGLYTNIKYKNIVLVQTNPRSLAESSHELTANDKHENNKLREYRNTKETKYKNNKYPEDDTKTKQKIPPITNKKFPGTPNLMKYRKETYDNTQGGISNISPGHLGYLEMQRKLYNDFDGKQELHFRKHSDQPYDEYESRTKKRLKNCCMYFPLLFFCYIPYFLYEKYKRNNCNEK; from the exons atgatatcttataattttaaattatttatattttcaatcgTATTAGGAGCATTAACCTTATTTTATAATGtgagaaataaaaaa AATGACTGTCATggattatatacaaatataaaatataaaaatatagtgTTAGTGCAAACAAATCCTAGGTCTTTAGCAGAATCTTCACATGAACTTACAGCAAATGATAAgcatgaaaataataaattaagagAATATAGAAATACGAAAGAAACAAAATACAAGAACAACAAATATCCAGAAGATGACACAAAAACCAAACAAAAAATACCACCAATAACAAATAAGAAATTTCCTGGAACACCAAATTTAATGAAATATAGAAAAGAAACATATGATAACACACAAGGAGGAATATCAAACATATCTCCTGGTCACCTTGGATATTTGGAAATGCAAAGAAAGCTTTATAATGATTTTGATGGAAAGCAAGAATTACATTTTCGAAAACATTCAGATCAACCATACGATGAATATGAATCTAGGACAAAAAAACGTTTGAAAAATTGTTGTATGTATTTTCCAttactatttttttgttacattccatattttttatatgaaaagtATAAAAGGAATAATTGCAATGAGAAAtag